Part of the Mycolicibacterium mageritense genome is shown below.
CGGCGTTGATGCAGAATGCCGGGTAGTCGTCCTCGGCGTCGTAGACCACGGGCCCGTGGTTCACCATCTCGTAGCCCTTGGCCGACAGTGCTTCGATCAGGTGCGAGCTGAGTTCCATGCCGGCGTGGTCGGTTGCGATGTGAACGCGCATGACTGCTGATCCTTCAGACTGGTTGGGGCGCCGAATTTTTGGCGAATACGAGGTGGGCGTTGGCGCGCAGTGATTCGATGGCGTCCGCGGGCGACGGCTTTCCGTACACGGACGATCCGGCCACGAAGATGTTGGCACCGGCCTCCGCGGCGCGGACGATGGTCTCCTCCGTGACGCCGCCGTCGACCTGGATGGCCACGTCCACACCGGAACCGTCGATCGCCGCGCGGGCCCGGCGGATCTTGGGCAGGGTGACGTCCAGGAAAGCCTGGCCGCCGAAGCCCGGCTCCACCGTCATGATCAGGAGCATGTCCAGTTCCGCAAGCATGTCCAGGTACGGTTCCACCGGGGTCGCCGGGCGCAGCGCCATCCCAGCCTTCGATCCCCGCGCCCGCAGTTCGCGGGCGAGCTTGACCGGTGCGTCGGACGCCTCGACGTGGAATGTCACCGAGGCCAGTCCGGCGTCGGCGAACTGAGGAGCCCAGCGGTCCACCTCGGAGATCATCAGGTGGGCGTCCAGCGGTACGGGACTTACCTTTTGCAGCCGCTCCACCACCGGCAGGCCGATGGTCAGATTGGGCACGAAGCGGTTGTCCATGACATCTACGTGCGCGGCATCGGCGTTGCTGATGCGAGCCAGCTCGGCCTCGAGATTGGCGAAGTCGGCCGAGAGGATGCTGGGGTTGATGCAGCATTTCAA
Proteins encoded:
- the rpe gene encoding ribulose-phosphate 3-epimerase, with the protein product MSASPLKCCINPSILSADFANLEAELARISNADAAHVDVMDNRFVPNLTIGLPVVERLQKVSPVPLDAHLMISEVDRWAPQFADAGLASVTFHVEASDAPVKLARELRARGSKAGMALRPATPVEPYLDMLAELDMLLIMTVEPGFGGQAFLDVTLPKIRRARAAIDGSGVDVAIQVDGGVTEETIVRAAEAGANIFVAGSSVYGKPSPADAIESLRANAHLVFAKNSAPQPV